A window of the Armatimonadota bacterium genome harbors these coding sequences:
- a CDS encoding PQQ-binding-like beta-propeller repeat protein, whose amino-acid sequence MRRSATSLVLATVLLASCSLCAADWPVACHDLARTGIAEGAGPAGTEVVWATELGASVDGSPIVVGETVYVGTSAGRFAALSRADGSVLWTRDTGGPITGAACVAGDRVFIGCGNGMVHALRTDTGEPIWSHRTSRPVLGALVALDDAVIIGSIDGTLRSVNASDGRLRWIIEPAGAISAPPAVRDGIVYYGDEAGLVCARRASDGSLVWQAKVAGSIVGAPTLVGERLYVPLMSFSALSPPATEFICAFDAGDGARPWRIQKPQAQSVMGSPAILDTTLWAFVVEGYTSSGILRGLNLETGEQIVETKFGTLVVDGALAVADGNLYFAAQDGRLYICDARTGAVRTRLPLGGPIFSSPAISDGLLYVGCQDGKLYCVR is encoded by the coding sequence GTGCGCAGATCGGCCACTTCACTTGTCCTGGCTACGGTTCTTCTCGCCTCGTGCAGTCTGTGTGCGGCCGACTGGCCCGTGGCATGCCACGACCTCGCGCGGACGGGCATCGCCGAGGGGGCTGGGCCTGCGGGCACAGAGGTCGTCTGGGCCACCGAACTGGGCGCAAGTGTGGATGGGTCGCCCATCGTCGTGGGCGAGACTGTCTATGTGGGGACGTCAGCCGGCAGGTTTGCTGCCTTGTCCCGCGCGGATGGTTCGGTCCTTTGGACCCGGGACACCGGCGGCCCGATTACCGGCGCAGCCTGCGTGGCCGGGGATCGCGTATTCATCGGCTGCGGGAACGGCATGGTGCATGCTTTGCGCACCGACACAGGGGAGCCTATTTGGAGCCACCGCACAAGTCGACCGGTGCTTGGTGCTCTCGTCGCACTGGATGACGCGGTGATCATCGGCAGTATCGATGGGACATTGCGCTCGGTCAACGCATCAGACGGCCGGCTCCGCTGGATCATTGAGCCTGCCGGAGCCATCAGCGCGCCCCCTGCGGTTCGAGACGGGATTGTCTACTATGGCGATGAGGCCGGGCTGGTCTGTGCCCGTCGCGCCTCGGACGGCTCGCTTGTCTGGCAGGCCAAGGTGGCTGGAAGCATTGTGGGGGCCCCCACGCTCGTGGGTGAACGCCTGTACGTGCCGCTGATGAGTTTCAGCGCGCTCTCCCCGCCGGCCACTGAGTTCATCTGCGCCTTTGACGCCGGGGATGGTGCGCGTCCCTGGCGTATCCAGAAGCCCCAGGCCCAGTCGGTAATGGGATCGCCTGCGATCCTGGACACCACCCTGTGGGCATTTGTGGTCGAGGGCTACACATCCTCCGGCATCCTGCGGGGACTGAACCTCGAGACCGGAGAGCAGATTGTCGAGACCAAGTTCGGGACGTTGGTTGTGGATGGCGCGCTGGCGGTCGCCGACGGCAACCTGTACTTCGCCGCCCAGGATGGCCGGCTCTACATCTGCGACGCCCGGACCGGCGCCGTCCGCACCAGGCTCCCCCTCGGGGGCCCGATTTTCTCATCTCCCGCCATTTCTGACGGTCTGCTCTACGTGGGCTGCCAGGACGGGAAGCTGTACTGCGTCAGGTAG
- the mnmE gene encoding tRNA uridine-5-carboxymethylaminomethyl(34) synthesis GTPase MnmE, which translates to MELHGFEDTIAAIATPPGVSGIGIVRVSGPEALVIADRIFRPATPGKIPSRLRTFSTRYGHIIDADGAVVDEVILTVMRAPRTYTTQDVVEINCHGGVIPVRKTLELVLSCGARLADPGEFTKRAFYFGRIDLAQAEAVADLVNARTDEARRAAVDQLQGRFSQSVNAMRETIIDLLAALEAALDYGDEGLDLLTPEQITAACDDLERQLSELIASADLGRPLREGVRAAIVGRPNVGKSSLLNALLGQERAIVTPIPGTTRDVVEDSINVAGVTLTLSDTAGLRATHDPVETAGVARARAEIDRADLVLLVMDGSEPLSEADLELFATVPQSSTILVVNKDDLPAGIEKDALERWGSRPVVWVSAERGTGLDALKSAISDMIWSGRSLQSSGVIVTNLRHKLALERARDAVAAGRKAVSDGLTEEYVASDLRQALDALADIVGLTLSTEIINRVFENFCIGK; encoded by the coding sequence ATGGAACTCCACGGGTTCGAAGATACCATCGCTGCAATCGCCACTCCGCCGGGTGTGAGCGGGATCGGGATCGTGCGCGTAAGCGGGCCGGAGGCTCTGGTCATCGCGGACCGCATATTCAGGCCCGCCACACCGGGAAAGATTCCATCCAGACTGCGCACGTTCAGCACTCGTTACGGGCACATCATTGACGCGGATGGCGCTGTGGTGGATGAGGTCATTCTGACCGTCATGCGAGCTCCACGCACATACACCACCCAGGACGTGGTCGAGATCAACTGTCACGGGGGCGTGATCCCGGTCCGCAAGACGCTGGAACTGGTCCTCTCCTGCGGCGCGCGCCTGGCTGACCCGGGGGAGTTCACCAAGCGCGCCTTCTACTTCGGGCGCATCGACCTCGCCCAGGCCGAAGCTGTCGCAGATCTCGTGAACGCTCGCACCGACGAAGCCCGCCGCGCTGCAGTGGATCAGCTCCAGGGTCGCTTCTCGCAGAGCGTCAACGCAATGCGCGAGACAATCATCGATCTGCTGGCGGCACTGGAGGCCGCACTGGATTATGGGGACGAGGGGCTCGATCTCCTGACGCCCGAGCAGATCACCGCCGCCTGCGACGATCTTGAGCGCCAGCTTTCGGAGCTGATCGCCTCCGCTGACCTCGGGCGCCCGCTTCGAGAAGGCGTGCGTGCAGCCATCGTCGGCAGGCCGAACGTGGGCAAGTCAAGCCTGCTCAACGCACTCCTCGGGCAGGAGCGAGCCATCGTCACGCCCATCCCGGGCACAACGCGAGATGTGGTTGAGGACAGCATCAACGTCGCCGGTGTGACGCTGACCCTTTCCGACACTGCGGGCTTGCGCGCCACTCACGACCCCGTGGAAACGGCGGGTGTTGCGCGCGCCCGAGCTGAGATCGATCGTGCAGACCTTGTTCTGCTAGTTATGGACGGGTCCGAGCCCCTGAGCGAAGCCGACCTTGAGCTTTTTGCCACCGTGCCCCAATCCAGTACTATTCTTGTTGTAAACAAAGACGATCTTCCGGCGGGCATTGAGAAAGACGCGCTTGAGCGCTGGGGGAGCCGGCCGGTGGTGTGGGTGTCTGCCGAACGCGGCACCGGACTGGATGCACTGAAGAGCGCGATCAGTGACATGATCTGGTCCGGGCGAAGTCTCCAGTCCTCCGGCGTGATCGTCACGAACCTGCGCCACAAGCTGGCACTGGAACGTGCGCGCGACGCAGTCGCGGCCGGCCGAAAAGCGGTTTCCGACGGTCTCACCGAGGAGTACGTTGCGTCCGATCTGCGCCAAGCGCTGGACGCTCTGGCTGACATCGTCGGCCTCACACTGAGCACCGAAATCATCAATCGCGTTTTCGAGAATTTCTGCATTGGCAAGTGA
- a CDS encoding Gfo/Idh/MocA family oxidoreductase, whose protein sequence is MTTFRVGVTGIGYMGQLEARICSEMPAFEVVALHNRTPEKASALARELGCVAYETLQEMLEQAKLDALIVATPNNAHLEPVTAAAAHGVHVFLEKPMGLHVAECREMIRAAEAAGVVLFMGHPQRFMDGVRRARQAVVDGLIGRPVALRVERVFWVDMDHQAPGWKTRRSLSGGHLFHHIHEIDTARWILGDVASVYAQMGNLAHEAGGCEAEDDVVQVAVQYSQGTLGTFEFGSAYRNRSHFLRIDGSEGTIVVNWSAGEGGQVSITVGKDTRLHPMYDDPDCRQSAADVYAAMARGIVHGSDKWGAPLFLRKLVERELECFHRVLDTGEIEPELRGLLAVDGLRSVEIAQAACISAAQRRIVDIPLP, encoded by the coding sequence ATGACGACCTTTCGCGTTGGCGTGACGGGCATCGGGTATATGGGGCAACTTGAGGCCCGCATCTGCAGCGAGATGCCGGCGTTCGAGGTCGTTGCTCTGCACAATAGGACGCCCGAGAAAGCATCCGCTCTCGCGCGGGAGCTTGGATGCGTTGCATATGAGACGCTGCAGGAGATGCTGGAGCAGGCGAAACTAGACGCACTCATTGTGGCCACACCGAACAACGCGCACCTTGAGCCGGTTACGGCCGCGGCAGCGCACGGGGTACACGTGTTCCTCGAGAAGCCCATGGGCCTGCATGTCGCCGAGTGCCGTGAGATGATCCGGGCGGCGGAGGCGGCCGGTGTCGTCCTCTTCATGGGCCACCCGCAGCGCTTCATGGACGGCGTGCGCCGGGCGAGGCAGGCCGTGGTCGATGGGCTGATTGGGCGACCGGTGGCGCTCCGGGTTGAACGGGTCTTCTGGGTGGATATGGATCATCAGGCACCAGGTTGGAAGACCCGGCGCAGCCTTTCGGGTGGGCACCTGTTCCACCACATCCACGAGATCGACACCGCACGCTGGATACTGGGTGACGTCGCCAGCGTCTACGCCCAGATGGGCAACCTCGCCCACGAAGCCGGCGGCTGCGAAGCTGAGGATGATGTGGTTCAGGTCGCCGTGCAGTATTCCCAGGGAACCCTGGGCACCTTTGAGTTCGGTTCGGCCTACCGCAATCGCAGCCACTTCCTGCGCATTGACGGCAGCGAGGGCACCATCGTCGTCAACTGGAGCGCGGGCGAGGGTGGGCAGGTGTCGATTACTGTCGGCAAGGACACCCGGCTGCATCCGATGTACGACGACCCGGATTGCCGCCAGTCCGCGGCCGATGTGTACGCAGCAATGGCGAGAGGGATCGTGCACGGCAGCGACAAGTGGGGTGCCCCGCTTTTCCTGCGCAAGCTGGTGGAGCGCGAACTAGAGTGCTTCCACCGTGTGCTTGACACTGGAGAGATCGAACCCGAGCTGCGCGGGCTGTTGGCTGTGGATGGACTGCGCAGCGTGGAGATCGCTCAGGCGGCGTGCATTAGCGCCGCGCAGCGACGGATTGTGGACATCCCGCTTCCCTGA